The sequence GCTCAATCCTGCGCCGCCACATCGTTTTCAATCGCTGGGTGAGCTGCAATTTTGTCAGCAGCCACTTGGTCAGTTCAACGGTAAAAACGCGGCATTTTTGCAGGAGATTCAAAATCACGCCCGCGGGCGACCGGCGGAACACGCACCGGGAAACTTCCGCGTAACAGTCCGTGCCGAAGCGCTGCTTGTAACCGGCGTCACCCAGCCCAAAATCCACATATTCGACCCCGCTGCCGCAGTGATCACGAAAGGCCCGCAACAACAGAACCGTCCCGATTTCATAGCTGCGATAGGCCGGATCATAGCCCGTTGAGGCGAGATAGAGCGTGTGGTGATACTCGAAGCAGTGCCAGAACGCCCCCGGTTCATCCCGGATGAACAGCACGTAGCCCCGCAACTGGCCACGCCGGGCCTCATTCCGCATGCGCTGAATGCTTTCGTCTTTGAGCTGGAAGCCGACCCCAAGACCCCGTTGATAGGTCTTGCTGGCGACGCGTTCAGCCGCACTGGCAAAGGCCTCCACATCGGCCTCGCTCACATACTTCTTTATGGTCCACTGCCCGGCAAAATCGCGATCGAGCACCCCATCCAGCCGCTTCAGCCAGTAACGGTGCTTTTTACTGCGGGCCTTCAAAAACTCCTCCCAGTTCCCTGGCATGCGCATCCGCCAATGCTTGATCCCACTGGACAAATCACTCGAACGCAGGGCGCTGAAGGTCCGGTGCAGGAAGGACAACGGCACGGAGCCGACTTGGATTTGTTCGAATACGACCCGGTCAGGGGCCAGTTCGGCAAACACGCGGTGAAGGCATTGTGCGAATTGTTGCCAAATCTCAGGGGCACATCGGCCCATGAATCCGCCCTCGATCCATACAACCTGTCGGATGGGGATGCGAAACAAGGTGGCATACCCCAAGGAAACTGGCATGCTGGTCTGTTCCAGCCGGCCGGCCAGCAACGCAACGGGACGTCCATCTTCGAATCCGGCCAGCACACAGGGAGAGATGATCTCCGACCGGCTGCGCAGAATCATCGTAAAGAACTCGTAGTCCGCTCCCGGGTGCCATTGGACTTCCTCCCAGAACGGACGCAGTTGTTCCAATGCCTCCGGCGTGCTGATGATTTTAATTTCCATGTCGCCCATGCGTGCCCCGCTACTTGGTGGCGGTGGGGTTGACCATCTGTCCGTCCAAGGCGGCGTCCGCGCCGTCCGCCACTTCCGCCGCCGCCGGCTGGGTCGCGGACAGGCTGTCCGCCGACGCAACACAACACTCCTGGGCCAGGCTGGAAACGGCCGCCAACTGCATGAACCAGACCATATACATCTGGTCAAAATAGGTGATCCCAAACCAGTTGCTGACATGGACCATCAGCATGACCCCCAGCCCCCAGAGCAGGTATTCGTTTTCGGCCGGCTGGGACGCATTCACCCGGCTGGCGGCGAGCGCCCGGCCCAACTCCTGAAAGGCGCGCACCAGCAGCAGGATGAACAAAATCATGGCGCCCACTCCGGCCGTCAGGCCAAAGGCAATATATTGATTGGTGATGTCCGCCCCGCCGGTCGTATCCAGATCGTAAGGAAACCACCCGGCCGTTTGGGTGATGGGAATGCCCGACAGCCACCATTGGCTCAAGTGCTGCATGGAAACATCGATGAGATAGGAACGGTGCCAGCCGTCGCCTCCGGTAATGGATGCCAGCCGCGCGAAGATATACCAGACGGGCGCTTTCATCGTCACGTCGAGGAGTGCAATGACCCCGACAATGCCCCAGCGCACCAGCCGCATCCTGGTGCGGAAGCGCCACAGGGCCCAGCACGCCAGCCCGGTGGCCGCCGCCGAAGCCGCCCCGCCCGCATTGGCCGCCCAAGCGAGCAGCAGACAAAGCCCCGCGCCCAGCAACGCCCGCTTGCGCTCGTTGAACAGGCACGCCATGCCCACGTAGAGCGGGAGAAAAGTCGCCCCAAACATGCCCTGCGTATCTGGCTGGCGGAAGCTGCCGAAGCAGCGCGGCCGACCATTGCGCATCCAATGGCTGCCCCCCTCAATCCCCCCCATGAAGGCAAATGGATTGTGGTGGGTGAAGCTTTCAGTCAGCACGATCAAGGTATACGGCAGAAGCACGATGACGAACGCGCGCAGAAACCAGCGAAAGCCCTCGACGCTGTTGATCAGTCCGCGAAAGGCGAAGTAACACAGAAAGGCATCGACCGCGATGCCGATTTGATAGGCGACTCCCTTGCTTGAACGAAGCAGGAAGACCACCGTCGTAAAAACATAAAGCCAGAGCAGCGCCTTATCGATCCGGTTGAGTTGCCGGAAGGAAAACTCGCCACGTGACACAACCCGGAGGAAGGCGGCCAGCTCCAGAAAACGGTGCGGGAACATGTTGAACCCGCCTACGTGAATTGCCTGGCCTTCGGTCAGATAAATCACCCCCGCCATCATCCCCAGCAGGGCCCACTGGCGTGGCGCCACCCACACCACAAACAGCAAAACCAAAAGGAGCGCAGCACCGACCGGATTCATGATGCCTGCCCTCTCTCCAGGTTGAGCCCCATGCGCCCGTGCAAATTCAACGTTTGACGATAAGCGGACAACAGCATGTTCCCCGCCGCAGTCCACGTCATCCCGGAAAGGCCCTGAAGCGCTGCCTCACGCAGCTTCGCCAGGAGGTTGCGGTCGCGGTGCAACAGGGACAGGTGTGCGGTCAATGCGTCCACATCGCCCACCGCATGCACCAAACT is a genomic window of Verrucomicrobiia bacterium containing:
- a CDS encoding GNAT family N-acetyltransferase, which codes for MEIKIISTPEALEQLRPFWEEVQWHPGADYEFFTMILRSRSEIISPCVLAGFEDGRPVALLAGRLEQTSMPVSLGYATLFRIPIRQVVWIEGGFMGRCAPEIWQQFAQCLHRVFAELAPDRVVFEQIQVGSVPLSFLHRTFSALRSSDLSSGIKHWRMRMPGNWEEFLKARSKKHRYWLKRLDGVLDRDFAGQWTIKKYVSEADVEAFASAAERVASKTYQRGLGVGFQLKDESIQRMRNEARRGQLRGYVLFIRDEPGAFWHCFEYHHTLYLASTGYDPAYRSYEIGTVLLLRAFRDHCGSGVEYVDFGLGDAGYKQRFGTDCYAEVSRCVFRRSPAGVILNLLQKCRVFTVELTKWLLTKLQLTQRLKTMWRRRIERRIDAGAVEPEAKGATAQTQSRPQPQPTEPVLSVPETRNET